A DNA window from Pedomonas mirosovicensis contains the following coding sequences:
- a CDS encoding acyltransferase family protein — translation MHYRPEIDGLRAVAVIPVILFHAGLSLFSGGFAGVDVFFVISGYLITSIIINELEEGRFSIVRFYERRARRILPALFVVMLCCIPFAAAWMLPWQFKDFAQSLIAVTLFSSNILFWREDDYFATAAEEKPLLHTWSLAVEEQYYLLFPLLLALLWRFGRRPVFGVIALLAGASLLLSEYGSRHWGSANFYLAHTRAWELLIGSICAFLQFRQPQRRSNGLSALGLGLILFAIFRYDETTPFPSVYALAPTLGTALVILYGAGGTWAGRLLATRPFVGIGLISYSAYLWHQPLLAFARIYSLKTPPIEMMLALSAASLVLAYLSWKYVETPFRNRRAFSRGAIFRSAAATPSL, via the coding sequence TCATTCTGTTCCATGCAGGCCTTAGCCTGTTCAGCGGCGGCTTCGCGGGCGTTGACGTGTTCTTCGTCATCTCCGGCTATCTCATCACCAGCATCATCATCAACGAGCTGGAAGAGGGCCGCTTTTCCATCGTCCGCTTCTATGAGCGGCGGGCCCGGCGCATCCTGCCCGCCCTGTTCGTCGTCATGCTGTGCTGCATTCCGTTCGCGGCCGCCTGGATGCTGCCCTGGCAGTTCAAGGACTTCGCCCAGAGCCTGATCGCCGTCACGCTGTTCAGCTCGAACATCCTGTTCTGGCGGGAGGACGACTACTTCGCCACCGCCGCCGAGGAAAAGCCGCTGCTCCACACCTGGAGCCTGGCGGTGGAGGAGCAGTATTATCTCCTGTTCCCGCTGCTCCTGGCGCTGCTCTGGCGCTTCGGGCGAAGGCCGGTCTTCGGGGTGATCGCGCTGCTGGCGGGCGCAAGCCTGCTGCTCAGCGAGTATGGATCGCGGCACTGGGGCTCGGCCAACTTCTACCTCGCCCACACCAGGGCGTGGGAGCTGCTGATCGGCTCGATCTGCGCCTTTCTCCAGTTCCGGCAGCCGCAGCGCCGCAGCAACGGGCTCTCGGCCCTCGGGCTCGGCCTCATCCTGTTCGCCATTTTCCGCTACGACGAGACCACGCCCTTCCCCTCGGTCTATGCCCTTGCGCCCACCCTCGGCACGGCGCTCGTCATCCTCTACGGGGCAGGCGGCACCTGGGCCGGCCGCCTGCTTGCCACGCGCCCCTTCGTCGGCATCGGCCTCATCAGCTACAGCGCCTACCTGTGGCACCAGCCCCTGCTCGCCTTTGCCCGCATTTACAGCCTCAAAACGCCTCCCATCGAGATGATGCTCGCCCTCTCCGCCGCGTCGCTCGTTCTGGCCTATCTGAGCTGGAAATATGTGGAGACCCCCTTCCGCAACCGGCGGGCGTTCAGCCGGGGCGCGATCTTCCGGTCGGCGGCGGCCACTCCCTCTCTCTGA
- a CDS encoding thioredoxin family protein: MRFGWATAALLVALAGGLTAPKLGAEGAGTGSSGEPQLAAQGLEVQPFTDAKLDTLLASGTPTFVYFTADWCVTCKLNERVALERPQVADAFREAGVSVLVGDWTRRDDEITTVLRRYGRDGVPLYLYFPEGAAKDQPVVLPQILTPSLLVETVA, translated from the coding sequence ATGCGCTTCGGCTGGGCGACGGCCGCGCTGCTCGTCGCGCTGGCCGGCGGTCTCACCGCGCCAAAGCTGGGGGCGGAGGGTGCAGGCACCGGCAGCAGCGGCGAGCCGCAGCTGGCCGCCCAGGGGCTGGAGGTGCAGCCGTTCACCGACGCGAAGCTCGACACGCTCCTGGCCAGCGGCACGCCCACCTTCGTCTACTTCACCGCCGACTGGTGCGTGACCTGCAAGCTGAACGAGCGGGTGGCGCTGGAGCGGCCGCAGGTGGCCGATGCCTTCCGCGAAGCCGGCGTTTCCGTGCTGGTGGGAGACTGGACCCGGCGCGACGATGAGATCACCACCGTCCTGCGCCGTTATGGCCGCGATGGCGTGCCGCTTTACCTCTATTTTCCGGAAGGCGCGGCCAAGGACCAGCCGGTTGTTCTGCCGCAGATCCTGACGCCCTCGCTGCTCGTCGAGACCGTCGCCTGA
- a CDS encoding thioredoxin family protein, whose amino-acid sequence MKPAILLSAFAVTVALSAPALAAPKIGAPAPAFTATDVNGKSHSLADYKGKTVVLEWNNPECPFVQKHYGSGNMQALQKSASQNGVVWLTINSSADGTQGNMKPQVAKQWLATQKAAPAAYLLDEKGTVGRLYEAKTTPHMYVIDPKGTLVYMGAIDDKPTANPDDIKTAKNYVTAALTSVKAGQPVADTATKPYGCSVKYK is encoded by the coding sequence ATGAAGCCCGCAATCCTGCTCTCCGCCTTCGCCGTCACCGTCGCCCTCAGCGCCCCGGCACTGGCCGCGCCGAAGATCGGCGCGCCCGCGCCCGCCTTCACCGCCACCGATGTCAACGGCAAGAGCCACTCCCTTGCCGACTACAAGGGCAAGACCGTGGTGCTGGAGTGGAACAACCCGGAATGCCCGTTCGTGCAGAAGCACTACGGCAGCGGCAACATGCAGGCCCTGCAAAAGTCGGCGAGCCAGAACGGCGTGGTGTGGCTGACGATCAACTCCTCCGCCGATGGCACCCAGGGCAACATGAAGCCGCAGGTGGCCAAGCAGTGGCTCGCCACGCAGAAGGCCGCTCCCGCGGCCTATCTCCTGGATGAGAAAGGGACCGTCGGCCGGCTGTACGAAGCCAAGACCACGCCCCATATGTATGTGATCGACCCCAAGGGAACGCTGGTCTACATGGGCGCCATCGATGACAAGCCGACCGCCAACCCGGACGACATCAAGACGGCGAAGAACTACGTGACTGCGGCGCTGACGAGCGTGAAGGCCGGCCAGCCGGTGGCCGATACCGCCACCAAGCCCTACGGCTGCTCGGTCAAGTACAAGTAA
- a CDS encoding THxN family PEP-CTERM protein has translation MSKLKLLASTVAFSATVAVSGLAAASPISQWSFTVNQSFDPSGTVWADDGAPSNSQTYGSGKKLPDSWMNTGRYSWMQWGTPASFFSGQSFLAADTKVHGTVTTGGASVSGANFYHGNYAILAGGLPAPTQMSLLSSIEIAAVGQPGLNFTLNNVFTIDLFETPNEGRLRNCEGYGSGWTGNMFETACPDRLTIDTTPMTFTTDEIDGYVYDFVVSFDLANSDGILGLSLDGDLATIWTSEYMRSNIGTLVTVTAREIVPPPASDVPEPGSIALLGAGLTGLGFGMRRRRK, from the coding sequence ATGTCGAAACTGAAGTTGCTTGCCTCCACTGTCGCGTTCAGCGCGACTGTTGCCGTCTCCGGCCTTGCCGCCGCGTCGCCGATCTCGCAGTGGTCCTTCACCGTCAACCAGTCGTTCGACCCCAGCGGGACGGTGTGGGCGGATGACGGCGCGCCTTCCAATTCCCAAACCTACGGTTCGGGCAAGAAGCTGCCCGACAGCTGGATGAACACGGGCCGGTACAGCTGGATGCAGTGGGGCACGCCCGCGAGCTTTTTCAGCGGCCAGAGCTTCCTGGCGGCGGACACCAAGGTGCATGGCACCGTCACCACCGGCGGCGCGTCCGTTTCCGGCGCGAACTTCTACCACGGCAACTACGCGATCCTGGCGGGCGGCCTGCCTGCGCCGACGCAGATGAGCCTGCTGTCCTCCATCGAGATTGCCGCTGTCGGCCAGCCGGGCCTCAACTTCACGCTGAACAACGTCTTCACGATCGATCTCTTCGAGACGCCCAACGAGGGCCGCCTGAGGAACTGCGAAGGCTACGGCAGCGGCTGGACGGGCAACATGTTCGAGACCGCCTGCCCGGACCGCCTGACCATCGACACGACGCCGATGACCTTCACCACCGACGAAATCGACGGCTATGTCTATGATTTCGTGGTGTCGTTCGATCTCGCCAATTCCGATGGCATCCTGGGCCTCAGCCTTGATGGCGACCTGGCGACCATCTGGACCAGCGAATACATGCGGAGCAACATCGGCACGCTGGTGACCGTCACCGCCCGCGAGATCGTGCCGCCGCCAGCCTCCGACGTGCCGGAGCCCGGCTCCATCGCCCTGCTGGGCGCGGGTCTCACCGGCCTGGGCTTCGGCATGCGCCGTCGCCGCAAGTAA
- the motA gene encoding flagellar motor stator protein MotA: MFIIIGLVVVFACVFGSFILAGGKFEIIAHAAPHELMAVGGGALGAFIIANSSSILKKAGKGFGRAFKGEKWKGQDYKDLLCLLFLLVKTVRTKGVVAIESHIERPEESKIFQQFPRLLADHHLIEFICDYLRMMTMNFDDPHQVEDAMDKDLEKHHEEEHQAQHALQMMADGLPAIGIVAAVLGVVKTMGSIDQPTEILGAMIGGALVGTFLGVLLSYCIVGPIAQRLGQVLEAEGKFMTLAKIVIIAHLQGLAPQVAVEIGRRNTPSEHAPSFLELEEALNELPTNLA, translated from the coding sequence ATGTTCATTATCATCGGTCTGGTCGTTGTCTTTGCCTGCGTCTTCGGCTCGTTCATCCTGGCCGGAGGCAAGTTCGAGATCATCGCGCATGCCGCGCCGCACGAGCTGATGGCCGTGGGCGGCGGCGCGCTGGGCGCGTTCATCATCGCCAACTCCAGCTCCATCCTCAAAAAGGCGGGCAAGGGCTTTGGCCGCGCCTTCAAGGGCGAGAAGTGGAAGGGCCAGGATTACAAGGACCTGCTGTGCCTTCTCTTCCTGCTGGTGAAGACCGTGCGGACCAAGGGCGTCGTCGCCATTGAATCGCACATCGAGCGGCCGGAGGAGTCCAAGATCTTCCAGCAGTTTCCGCGCCTGCTCGCTGACCATCACCTCATCGAATTCATCTGCGATTACCTGCGGATGATGACCATGAACTTCGATGATCCGCACCAGGTGGAAGACGCCATGGACAAGGATCTGGAAAAGCATCACGAGGAAGAGCACCAGGCCCAGCATGCCCTCCAGATGATGGCGGACGGCCTGCCCGCCATCGGTATCGTGGCGGCGGTGCTCGGCGTGGTGAAGACCATGGGCTCCATCGACCAGCCCACCGAAATCCTGGGCGCCATGATCGGCGGCGCGCTGGTGGGCACGTTCCTGGGCGTGCTGCTGTCCTACTGCATCGTCGGCCCCATCGCCCAGCGTCTGGGCCAGGTGCTGGAGGCCGAGGGCAAGTTCATGACGCTGGCCAAGATCGTCATTATCGCCCACCTGCAGGGGCTTGCACCGCAGGTGGCGGTGGAGATCGGCCGCCGCAACACGCCGAGCGAGCACGCCCCCTCCTTCCTGGAGCTGGAAGAGGCGCTGAACGAGCTGCCCACCAATCTAGCCTGA
- the argC gene encoding N-acetyl-gamma-glutamyl-phosphate reductase, whose translation MTKLKIAVLGASGYTGADLIRLALTHPQMEIVALSGERKAGQAVDAVWPHFKAYALPDLVTAESIDFSAVDAVFGCLPHATSQQIIKQIFDGANPPKVIDLSADFRLRDPATYEQWYGNPHAALELQQEAVYGLTEHARETLKGARLAACPGCYPTAALLALLPLLSGRLIAPRNITINALSGVSGAGRSLKETNLFAEVAEAMHPYGLGHHRHMPEIEQELGKAAGEELYISFTPHLVPINRGELETITVELSDGQSADSLREALAARYADEPFVHVLPKGVAPATRMVRGSNHCVINVFPDRIPGRAIVVSAIDNLVKGSSGQAIQNFNVMFGLPETMGLEQAPLFP comes from the coding sequence ATGACCAAGCTGAAGATCGCGGTGCTGGGCGCATCGGGCTACACGGGCGCGGACCTCATCCGCCTTGCGCTGACGCATCCGCAGATGGAAATCGTAGCGCTGTCCGGCGAGCGCAAGGCCGGCCAGGCGGTCGATGCCGTGTGGCCGCACTTCAAGGCCTATGCCCTGCCCGATCTGGTAACGGCTGAATCCATCGATTTCAGCGCCGTCGACGCCGTGTTCGGCTGCCTGCCGCACGCCACCAGCCAGCAGATCATCAAGCAGATCTTCGATGGCGCGAACCCGCCCAAGGTGATCGACCTCTCCGCCGACTTCCGCCTGCGTGACCCCGCCACCTACGAACAGTGGTACGGCAACCCGCACGCGGCATTGGAGTTGCAGCAGGAAGCGGTCTACGGCCTCACCGAGCATGCCCGCGAGACGCTGAAGGGCGCACGCCTTGCCGCCTGCCCCGGCTGCTACCCGACGGCGGCCCTGCTGGCGCTCCTCCCGCTGCTGTCCGGCAGGCTGATCGCCCCGCGCAACATCACCATCAATGCGCTCTCGGGCGTCTCCGGCGCAGGCCGGAGCCTCAAGGAGACCAACCTGTTCGCGGAAGTCGCCGAGGCCATGCACCCCTATGGGCTCGGCCACCACCGCCACATGCCGGAGATCGAGCAGGAGCTGGGCAAGGCGGCCGGTGAAGAACTGTACATCAGCTTCACGCCGCACCTCGTCCCCATCAACCGGGGCGAGCTGGAAACGATCACGGTGGAGCTGAGCGACGGCCAGAGCGCCGACTCGCTGCGCGAGGCTCTGGCGGCCCGCTATGCGGATGAGCCGTTCGTCCACGTGCTGCCCAAGGGCGTTGCGCCCGCCACCCGCATGGTGCGCGGCTCCAACCACTGCGTCATCAACGTGTTCCCTGACCGGATTCCGGGCCGCGCCATCGTCGTGTCGGCCATCGACAATCTGGTAAAGGGCTCCTCCGGCCAGGCCATTCAGAACTTCAACGTGATGTTCGGCCTGCCCGAAACCATGGGGCTGGAGCAGGCGCCCCTGTTCCCCTGA
- a CDS encoding gamma carbonic anhydrase family protein, giving the protein MPVYAFGNLTPRLADDVFIAPGAQVIGDVEIGPGSSIWFNCVVRGDVNTIRIGARTNIQDGTIVHVSRKTHGTTIGNDVLVGHMAIIHGCELQDGSFVGLGATVMDGCVIEQDAMLAAGALLTPGKRIPSGQLWAGRPAKYVRDLTPEEIERHRQGAAHYADLAQTYRTDLKLV; this is encoded by the coding sequence ATGCCGGTCTACGCCTTTGGAAACCTGACGCCCCGCCTCGCCGACGATGTGTTCATCGCGCCGGGCGCGCAGGTGATCGGCGACGTGGAGATCGGCCCCGGCTCCTCCATCTGGTTCAACTGCGTGGTGCGCGGCGATGTGAACACCATTCGCATCGGTGCGCGCACCAACATTCAGGACGGCACCATCGTCCACGTCAGCCGCAAGACCCACGGCACCACCATCGGCAACGACGTGCTCGTCGGCCACATGGCGATCATCCACGGCTGCGAGCTGCAGGACGGCAGCTTCGTCGGCCTTGGGGCCACGGTGATGGATGGCTGCGTGATCGAACAGGACGCCATGCTCGCCGCCGGCGCCTTGCTGACGCCGGGCAAGCGCATCCCCTCAGGCCAGCTGTGGGCCGGCCGCCCGGCCAAGTATGTGCGCGACCTGACACCAGAGGAAATCGAGCGCCACCGGCAGGGCGCCGCCCACTACGCCGACCTGGCGCAAACCTACCGCACGGACCTCAAACTGGTTTAA
- a CDS encoding DUF418 domain-containing protein: MASTSKRFRSMDALRGLAILGIFLINIIGMGGSLRGEEYPPLLGWTGLDRLAWWVQSLFVEGTMRGLLSLLFGASFILFLNKLDADPDQPPLNTLIVYYRRAFWLVVFGLIHAYVLLWPGDILFIYGLAAFALYPLRDWPARRLIGTGLIFIFVLAALMGAASTFGEAPPPQTLQAHAARFQAALTAERQARLGGYLDNARYLIPLATEWNLTPLVIWWVADALAMMLIGAGLAKRNILQGRARWQTYALMAVVGYGIGLSLRVWLSQQVTAAGFVMGPVAITPAYQISRCATTIGHVGLFLLVWTQAARHPDGTRRFEPLVWVGRMALTNYIGQTIIGQFLLFSGFGLGLFGRYGWAGLTVLAIAIWPVQMTLSGLYLHYFRTGPLEWAWRWLTRVPWVRR, translated from the coding sequence TTGGCCAGCACATCGAAGCGGTTCCGGAGCATGGATGCGCTGCGCGGGCTGGCGATTCTCGGCATCTTCCTCATCAACATCATCGGCATGGGCGGCAGCCTGCGCGGCGAGGAATATCCGCCGCTGCTGGGCTGGACGGGGCTCGACCGGCTGGCGTGGTGGGTCCAGTCGCTATTCGTTGAAGGGACCATGCGGGGGCTGCTTTCCCTGCTGTTCGGGGCCAGCTTCATCCTGTTTCTCAACAAGCTGGACGCAGACCCGGATCAGCCGCCGCTGAACACGCTGATCGTCTATTACCGCCGCGCCTTCTGGCTGGTCGTGTTCGGGCTTATTCACGCCTACGTGCTGCTGTGGCCCGGCGACATTCTGTTCATCTACGGCCTTGCCGCCTTCGCCCTCTATCCCTTGCGCGACTGGCCGGCCCGCCGCCTTATCGGCACGGGGCTGATCTTCATCTTCGTTCTGGCCGCATTGATGGGGGCCGCCTCCACCTTCGGCGAGGCCCCGCCGCCACAGACCCTGCAAGCCCATGCCGCCCGGTTTCAAGCCGCGCTGACGGCGGAGCGGCAGGCGCGCCTTGGCGGTTATCTGGACAATGCCCGCTACCTGATACCGCTGGCAACGGAGTGGAACCTGACGCCGCTGGTTATCTGGTGGGTGGCGGACGCCCTGGCAATGATGCTCATCGGCGCGGGGCTGGCCAAGCGGAACATCCTGCAAGGCCGCGCCCGGTGGCAGACCTATGCGCTGATGGCGGTCGTGGGCTACGGCATCGGCCTGTCGCTGCGCGTCTGGCTGTCGCAGCAGGTGACGGCGGCAGGGTTCGTCATGGGGCCGGTCGCCATCACGCCCGCCTATCAGATCAGCCGCTGCGCCACCACCATCGGCCACGTGGGGCTGTTTCTCCTGGTGTGGACCCAGGCCGCCCGCCACCCGGACGGCACCCGCCGCTTCGAGCCGCTGGTGTGGGTGGGCCGGATGGCGCTCACCAACTACATCGGCCAGACAATCATCGGCCAGTTCCTGCTGTTCTCCGGCTTCGGGCTCGGCCTGTTCGGCCGCTACGGCTGGGCGGGCCTGACAGTGCTGGCCATCGCCATCTGGCCTGTGCAGATGACGCTGAGCGGCCTCTATTTGCACTACTTCCGCACCGGTCCGCTCGAATGGGCGTGGCGCTGGCTCACCCGCGTGCCCTGGGTGCGAAGATGA